The sequence AAGCGTCAGCCGGAGCTTCAGTGGACGGCCCAGCGCTCGGCGATCTCCTCGCACGCGAGCACCACGTCCCCCAGCCGGCGGATGTGCGCGCGCGGCGCGACGAACACCGAACCCGCGAACACGTCCACCACCGTCATCAGCCGGTGGTCCGCCGGGCCCAGCCGGCACAGGTGCTGTTCCGCGAAGCGCTGCAGGAGCGTGCCGATGTACTGCCCGCTCCGCTCGTCCAGCGGGTGCGTCTTGGAGAAGTAGAGCTTCATCAGCCCGACGCGCGGGTTGCCCTGCTTGTCCAGCCGCTGCACCACCACCTCCGGGCGCACGCTGATGGTCACGCCCGCCATCTCCAGCACCGGCGGCTCCGCGCCCACCGCGCTGATGATGGCGTCGTCCAAATCCAGCCAGGGCACCAGGTCCGCGAAGCGCTCCAGCGCCTCGGAGCACAGCTGCATGCGCTGCGCCTCGAACTCCGTCTGCGGCACCGCGCAGGCGAAGCGGCGCTGGGCCTCCCGCAGCACGTTCAAATCCAGACCCCGGCACAGGAAGTCCGTGATGGCCTGGGACGCCTCCGGATAGCGCAGGTACTGGGGCTCCGGCGGGTGCTTCTGGTCGTGGATGATGCGCTTGCGGCGGGCAGGCGTGGCGACCAGGTACTCACCCAGCTTGTTCACCGAAACACGAGGCAGTTCACGGGTTTCCGTCATGAGTTCCCCCTCTGGAAGGCTGTCGGAATAGGTACACAGTACAGAGGGGGTCTGACATCCAATGGACAGCCAGGACTCGCCCGAAAGGGCAGGTTTGCGTCGGGACGCTTCCCCGGGGTGGAGGGGTTGGGCGTAGGGTTCCGCCTGTAGCCGGGGGGAGGACCGCATGGAGCATCAGATTCGCGAGTGGACGTGTGGCGCGCACCGGATCCGCATGACGGCGCCAGACGTGTTGCACACGAAGTACACGGGCGTCGTGGGGCTGCAGGACGCGAAGTGGGCGCTGCGGGTCTACGAGGAGATGGCCGCGAACGGGCCGTTCTACCTGGTGGCGGAGGTGCCCGGGTCGGAGCTGCCGGCCGAGTCGCGCAAGTACCTGGCCAACAACGTGCGCGCGGAGTGGATGCGCTCGGTGGTGTACGTGGGCTCGGACCTGTCGCAGCGGGTGGTGGGCAAGGCCATGTCCGTGGCCATGCTGCTCACCGGCCACGCGGCCAGCTTCGACACGGTGTTCGTGGACACGATGGCGCAGGCCGAGGCCTGGGTGGACGCGCACCGCGTGGATCACGCCCCGCGCCGCGTGGGCTGAAGCGCTCCACGGCCTCTGGACGCGAAGAAGGGCCAGGACGGGGCGGGAAGCCCGGGTCCTGGCCCGTCGTGTTTCCAGGGGCTGCGTGGGCGCTCAGCGCTCGCGGTCCGGCAGGCGGTCCGGGTGGCCGTAGAGGTACACGTCGGACACCGGGTTGGTGCCCGCGTCGCTGCGCGGGCCGTCGCCGTCGGGCATGTCGTCCAGCGAGGCGCCCGGCGCGCGCTCCCGGGGGTCGTACGGGTGCAGGCCGCTGGCGTCGCGCAGGCGCAGGTCGCGGTCGTCCACGTCGTCGTCGGTGCGGGGGCGGATGCCCTTCTCGT comes from Corallococcus macrosporus and encodes:
- a CDS encoding STAS/SEC14 domain-containing protein encodes the protein MEHQIREWTCGAHRIRMTAPDVLHTKYTGVVGLQDAKWALRVYEEMAANGPFYLVAEVPGSELPAESRKYLANNVRAEWMRSVVYVGSDLSQRVVGKAMSVAMLLTGHAASFDTVFVDTMAQAEAWVDAHRVDHAPRRVG